CAGctgcccctaccataccgtctctacagcatttgtagagacggttttcagaccgtccttacaaatcgatttgtagagacaactggtgttatcagccgcccctacaaatcgatatgtagccacctctacaaaatcgATTAAAATCAAACTAATCCAAATCCAATAGGAATCaaatcaagatatacaattgatAACAATATGCTGCATAGAACTTGATAACAATATGCTGCATAGAACTTGATATGGAATCCAGTTCCATATAAAAGGGAATTCTATATATCGGATTAAATAATGAATCTAACTTAGGAATAAAAAAATCCCATATACATTTGTTTCTTCTATTTTGTTTGCGTATTTTCTCATTTTCTATTAAATCCAATTCTAAAATCATTCATTAGAAAGCCACACAAAAGATGACTGtcccctataatacctatttaTAGAGACAGTTTTAGACTGAACCGTCCTTATAGTATATTTTTTcaccaaaaaaaatttaaatttagaaTTCATATTCGACccgaaaacacacacacacacacacacacatatatatatatatatatatatatatatatatatatatatatatatatatatataattcaaatctgaccacaagcacaagagcacaaggtgttggtactaagaatttttatataaatgaacgttacaagtatgtatacaaacatataagctaatgaggattgtcgatctACTTCATCTTGAGCTCTCCTCAGTGTAGCCGGATCCTTCAGAGCAGTCAAACATATTAAAGTGACATTTTAAGTAATGCATTATTTGTCACTTTGGTTGATAGATGGTTACTGCGAGCAATATAGCACTATAGGAGTACTTGTACACTGCTTACCTGTTGTTTCATGACCAGCAACTAACATTGACAAGAGATCATCACGTAATTGTACACTGCTTACCTGGAGAACCAAAAGGCGTGTCAACTAAAGCAGTCAAACTTGCAATAAACAAAATGCATGTCGTGTAAAATGGTGAAATGGAGCCCTATATGAAACTGCACGCAAACCGAGCATGAGAAGTTTAGCAACAGAAGCACAAAAAGATCTTGGGTTGTCGAACTTCAGCAAAACTTGGCATAGAGCATGACTCACAAGGAACAGAATGTTCTCTCTTAGTAGTGAAATGATATGCAAATCTTTTGCGTGCTAGAGgaaagaaaaacaagaacagagatatgattttttatagaatttttcaGTCTTTTGTCACAGCTTTTCATAAATCAATGGAAAAGAAAGGACCAAATACTCCTAGCAATCCCCTTTATACACAAGCATAATGTGCCGCTTCTAGTAGGTAAAACCTCATCATCTAAACTTATAGAAAGAAACAGAAGATACAGACTTTAAGTGCACATTCAGAGGGGGGGAAAGGTGATACACTAAAGCTGCACTGTTTTTCATTTAGATGTATGCAGTAATATGTTCTATGCTAAACATATCCTTTTTCCTGAAGATATTTTAAGCTGAATGACACCAGGTTACAAACTGCAAGCCCAACCAATAATTGTCCCTCCGGGCAAGGCAACAGAGCTAATAAAGCAACATTTATGAGCTGGGCAAACAAATCCATGGTTTTAAATTTTCATGGACCAGCAGAAGGATAAATCAATAATCAAAGCCATCATCAGGCAAATGTTATGGAGCATCAacagcagtacatgccaaattaTTTTCATGATGAGCAAGTAGCTTCATATAAGTAGAAATTGTGGAAATTAAAGGTAAAAGAAGCAAAATATTGTAAAAAAAAATGGAATACGTTAATCACCTCATCTCGGCTAGCAAGTAGGAAGCGTAGAATGCTAGGATCCCCCTCATTTACATATTCCTCACCCTCAATCTGTTCATTTTCAGCTTCCACTATTTCtttacacttcataatcagctctTCAACAGTGTTTCTTATAATCCTAACTGCATTCTCTGCTTTTATCTGTCTTGGAATTATCTTGCACAAGAAATCAATCTGTGACAAATAAACAAGGATCATATCAAACATTGGtcaggtgatttttcctttcggCCAGTGAACTAGGAAACATAGGTGAGATTAAAAGTTAGAAGAATGGAGTGAAAGAGGAGCCAACTTTCCAGTATGGCAAAAGATCTGTAGAACGAAGCTCTGCTTCTTTGAGTGCAGTATAAACAGCATCAATGACAGGACTATCTGTTGTGAGGGAATCAAAATTGTAGTTGAACAGTGACAAACCAATCACATCCAATGTCAACTGAGAAAACCTCGCTTCCATATTGACAGGTTGCTCACTCAAAGCATATGGCTCAAGTTTCTCTATTAATCTCTCAGCACATTTACAAAATACCTTTTCCATGATAATAGACAGAAATCTTTTGTGCAGGGAAGGCACAACAGCTCTGCGTCTCACCTAAAAAAACATACCAGCTTTGGAGTGAGATTAAGGATTAACTTACAGTCCAATTAAATTTAGCTCCAAACTACATTGGTGCCGCAAATATGCAAGACATAGCTGCAGCAAGAGAAGAGATACAACCCTACTAATTTCTTGCACTACTACCACCATTTATCAAATATATGTCAGCCAGCTTTTTACATTATTGAACATCATGAGGAACTGACTAGCTCTCCGCATCCACTCCCACTGGCGCAAATTCAAACGGTCTTCAACCTAAACCGTTTATAAATCATGCTGGTTCAACCTGCAGACAAGTTAAACCAAGTAACCTCGCTTCTGCTGGTCTGGTTTGGTTTGGGTGCCGTTTAGCTGGTCAATCCAAACTATGAACAGGTCTACTGACATACAATTGTTCTAGCCCGTTACAGAGCCTTAGGCTATCCGCACTCGTCGACCTCTATTTCCATCTCTAAAAAGGAATATTCTAtcctagtcatcgagattctctactctatctTTATTTTTCCCGcacccgtgttatctctatcccatactctataccAACTACtccatattttattcccctccctccctctttctctctctccacaACACTCTCTCTCAttgctacagtgcgctacagtgtTTTAGCGGGCTGCTCTCGCGCGCGGTCTGTGGCGGTCAACTGTGCAGCCGGTACGCTCCCGGGCCGTTTACAGGCGCGCGGTGCGCACCACGCGCACGCTACCGATAGCGTACCGGCAGCTTTAGCGCTGCCCGGTGCGGACAGCCTTACGACTGTGATAGGTCATTCCATTCGCTAAACAATGACAATAGTGGCAAGAGAGACAGAACGAACCGTCCATAGGTCGCCCTCTGTGATGGCGAAGCCGGAGCCGAAGAGGAACTCGGAGACTTCAGCGACTAGCCCCTTCGCGTAGCGCGAGCCGTAGCCAAGCAGCACGTGCCTGGCGACGGCGGGGTCGCTAACGATGACGAAGTCCTGTGGCCCCACGGCGAGGCGGTACACGGGCCCTTCCTCGCGGAACCACTTGAAGAGCGGCAGGAAGAGCGTGCCGCCGAGGAGGTCCCGCACGTCATCGAGCTTGGCGGACGCGACGGGGATCCCCAAGTCGTCGCCGCCTCTCCGGCTCCGGCCGACGGCGCGCGAGAGAGACGTGATCCAGTCGGGGCTCGCCCacagggtggcggtggcggtggagggctcgtcgcccccgcccccgcctgcgCTGCTTCCGTCGGTGGCCTCAGCCTCGTCCGCCGCCCCGGGTCAGAAGACGAGAAGGGAACGAGGGAGTGAGAGGCACCAACCAGATCTGGGTCGAGGGATGTGGAGGAGGTGCCGCCCATCCCATTTTCTTCGGCCGCCGCTACAGCGTGCGCCAGCAGCGCCGGGCCGCCATGTGCCCATCTCCTCGTCTTCGGCCGCCGCCACTGTCGTCTATCGCGAacgctagggtttagggttttggcgagagggagaggaaaggcgCAATCGAGGGTGGAGTAGAGAAGGGGGAGGGATGATGGAGAGAGGGTGGCGGGAGAGACGAGAAAGAGATGTGGACTGGCAGAGACGGAGGCGGCAGCGGTGGTGGGCTGGCAGGCCGACGGCGGAGACGAGAGATGGGGAAGACGAGAAGATAGAGGGAGGAGACGAGAGAGTGATTTGGGGTGGAGGGGGGGTGCGGGTGGGCGACTGGGGGCTCAACACGGACGCGGACTCGAGCCATCTCTGTTATGTCATTTGTAGCGGTTGCGGTATCCGAGTCCGAGCATGTCACTGTAGTGGCGGCTCCAATAGTAGCCGTTCCTAAAAAAATACCGTATTACTACGAACTGTTTTCACGTAGTGCGCGCAAGGCGGTCAGGCGTGGGCCGGTGTACTCGTCGTGCATGTAGAAGTGAAGGTGCGTGGGAGTAGCAGCTCCGCTGTTGCCGCTGTTGGTCTCGTATCTGTGGGTATACACGGACACGGAGGTggccaagaggaagaagaaggcaccGCCACCGAGGAAGAGGGAGGAGAGGGAAGCCATGACGTTCAGCTTGGTCTTTCTTTTGTGCTGTGGCCTGTGTATGCTGGCTTATTACGGAGTACTAGTTTGCAGCAAGCTCGCATCTGGAGTGTGGGCGTAGATGTACAATTTATACTTTTCCTTGACCTAGCGCCTCTTTTGGAGACCTCCATCTTCTAAATGCAATTCTAGAGCACAAGTGCTCCACCGCGGAGCAGCTCTACCATGAATCTGGGCTCTAAGGAACCTATTTAGGAGACCTCCACTGTAGATCTGAATTCATCTGCAATTCTATAGATTATTCAGGGGCCAAAATAAGAAAAGGACAAGAATATCGGACGAGGCGGCGCAGCGAACGGCTACGGCCGAATGGGGAACGCATGACCGGACGATGGGAAAATGGTCGTGCACAGCGGCCCAGTGGCCGCCTATCGCGGGGAAGATATGCACcatgttcgcttattggtttcaaccaggcttattcaaccagccaacagtgttttcctctcacaacaaaccagcaccagccagctcaaaccagcctAGAAACCGACCAGCGAACACGCCAATGGCCGGTGCATAGAACGTTGACACATTCATGGGCAGGTGTAGTGGGGTCAGGCACAGCGGCCGGCTAGGCACGACATAGACAGTCGGACGCATTGGGGTTGGACGTAGCGGCCAACCTGGCACGGGAAGGCAACCGGCGTAGCTGGGCGGGCACGAAATGTTGATGTGTCGAGGTGGGGCAGATCATGGGAGAAGAAATATGAGACAAAAAGAAAATGAGCCGGTACATGGGATTGGGGTGTGTAAAGCAGTGGCAAGGGGGGTAATATCGCTTAACCCCATGAAATAGGAGTTTTTAGAGGACTCCTTGAGGAACTCCATATATTTTATAGATTTAAAAGCTAAATCCATATTTTGGTAAATCTATAGTTGATGGAGCTGAGGTGTTTAGCTAAAATTTTTAAAAGCGGACTGTTTTTTCCCTTATCCGTAGCTGTCCGAGAGCCTCCTTCCTCGTTATTCCCGATTGCGATGAGAAGATGCCTTCCCACCCATCACACCCGTGCACGTGCTACAATGCTGCCATCACACTCGTGCACGTGCTACAATCCTGCTGTTATCGGCTGACTTTTCAATTTCCGCTAAACATTACACGAGCGAGACTCTCACACAACAATTTTTAACTTCCCTCGTTATCAGAAACTGGTAGAGCTAATTTCCCACAATCGACCTTGAATAATATCTGTGTAGGCAGAGATTTTATTTGGCATTGCATGGCTTCACGTGGTAGGTCTGGTGGCATGATTCTAGGTATTCACTTATTAACTTTTGACATAGGAGAAATAGAGGAAGGGGAATTTTTTATTCGTTTCAAGGTTAGACATAGAGAAGATGATTTTAAGTTCAACCTGATTTCGGTGTACGGACCAGCACAGCAGGAGTATAAATCACATTTCTTATCCGAAATTGTTAGGGTATGTTCTAAAGAAGCTTTACCTATTGTTATAGGTGGCGACTTTAACATTATTCGCAGACCGGATGAGAAAAATAATGACAACTATAATGATAAATGGCCGTTCATGTTTAATGCTGTGATTGATTCCTTAAATCTCAGAGAAATAGAAATGACAGGACGAAAGTTTACTTGGGCTAACCATTTACAGAATCAAACTTTTGAGAAATTAGATAGAGTACTAGTTTGCACAGATTTAGAGGCTAAATATCCGCGTACCACCGTATATGCATTAACTAGAGAAATATCTGATCACACACCTCTACTTTTATCCACTAATAACCCATCGTCAGCTTATCAACcacaattcaaatttgaattaggtTGGTTGCTGAGAGATGGTTTCTGTGAGATGGTTAGGGATGTGTGGAACAGTGCACTAGTTGATAGCTCACCTATAGAGAGATGGCAAGCGAAGATTAGACGGCTTCGCCAGTACCTCAGAGGATGGGCAAAGAGTGTCAGTGGTGCGTACAAGAAGGAAAAGATTGCCATACTAAACAAGCTGGATGAATTAGACAAAAAGGCAGAAATTACCGCACTTAGTGAAGGGGAACTAGATTTAAAACATGTCCTAAATGAAAGGCTGGCCAAATTGCTTCGGGAGGAGGAAATCAAATGGTACCAAAGGGCTAAAGTCAAACACCTTTTAGAGTGTGATGCAAATACTAAATATTATCATTTACTAGCCAATGGTAGACACAGGAAAACTCGTATTTTTCAGCTTGAGGATGAAAATAATATAATAACTGGCGATGCTCAACTTAAAGAGCATATCACCAGCTATTATAAGAACCTGTTTGGACCTTCACCCAACTCGCACATCATGTTGGATGAGTCATAGACTGATGACATTCCTCAGGTCTCTCAGCTGGAAAATGAGCACTTGACAGATACCTTTTCCCAAGAATAGGTGAGGGCGGCAATTTTTCAAATGGAACATAATAAGGCACCTAGACCAGATGGTTTCCCTCCAGAGTTTTATCAGGTATTCTGGAACCTTATAAAAGATGATCTGATGGCTCTGTTCACGGATTtccatcaaggaaacctaccTTTGAATCGCCTTAATTTTGGAACTATAATCCTCTTACCTAAAAAGAAGGATGAGAAAGTGATTCGGCAATACAGGCCAATTTGTTTGCTGAATGTATCTTTCAAAATCTTCACTAAAGTCGCAACCAATAGATTGTCTACCATTGCTCAGAAGATAATTAGACCAACATAGATGGCTTTTTTGCCAGGGAGAAACATCATGGAGGGAGCAGTAATACTCCATGAAACGATACACGAACTTCATTCCAAAAGGAAGGATGGGGTCATTTTTAAAATTGATTTTGAAAAAGCATATGATAAGGTAAATTGGAGTTTCTTACAACAAACGTTGAGAATGAAATGGTTCTCACACCAATGGTGTGAATGGGtgcaaaaattcacacaaggggGTAATGTTAATATTAAGGTGAATGATCAGTTAGGGTCCTACTTCCAAACTAgaaaaggcttaaggcaaggtGACCCCATGTCGCCCATACTATTTAATATAGTGGTCGATATGCTCGCCATAATGATTGCCAGAGCAAAGGAAGCAGCGCAGGTCGAAGGGGTTATTCCTAATCTAATCCAGGATGGATTGTCTATCCTCCAATACGCAGATGACACAGTAATTTTTATGAGCCACGATGTCGAAAAGGCGGTAAATATGAAGCTTTTGCTTACCAC
This sequence is a window from Miscanthus floridulus cultivar M001 chromosome 10, ASM1932011v1, whole genome shotgun sequence. Protein-coding genes within it:
- the LOC136488902 gene encoding carotene epsilon-monooxygenase, chloroplastic-like, with protein sequence MGGTSSTSLDPDLAEATDGSSAGGGGGDEPSTATATLWASPDWITSLSRAVGRSRRGGDDLGIPVASAKLDDVRDLLGGTLFLPLFKWFREEGPVYRLAVGPQDFVIVSDPAVARHVLLGYGSRYAKGLVAEVSEFLFGSGFAITEGDLWTVRRRAVVPSLHKRFLSIIMEKVFCKCAERLIEKLEPYALSEQPVNMEARFSQLTLDVIGLSLFNYNFDSLTTDSPVIDAVYTALKEAELRSTDLLPYWKIDFLCKIIPRQIKAENAVRIIRNTVEELIMKCKEIVEAENEQIEGEEYVNEGDPSILRFLLASRDEVSSVQLRDDLLSMLVAGHETTGGYNLMGCIKEIPTLKGDNYTEWRKKIDLAFILAEVDWVVTSPCPTEPVAPVRETNEADAAWATRERDFESQMMSYVLEHRRWVTVNKKCLAVIKNMIEPAIMGPILECDTVTKYLDRIKSQFTGSSKTDATQLIKQLWDGTGSCDGWY